In the Kribbella sp. NBC_00482 genome, one interval contains:
- a CDS encoding ArsR/SmtB family transcription factor, translating into MLRIHFTPRDLTRVTVATTPAPLWEVLLSLHMLQHSEGRLIFEDWRRHVRATVAPDQMRLLLELTPSKGYSPDFLTPAEPAPDFETALEQALATPRQQIRSQLDLLAQYRPASPWTRELAQGGRTSMQKLGRAIRMYHDAAIAPYWKSIGTHVSADHAHRGEALARHGVDRLLSSLHPRVRWVAPVLQVLDMNDRDLYLDGRGIELQPSAFCWQVPTKLRDPDLKPILVYPIQHAPGILRQTPMEHPPSSDPLGSLLGSTRAAALEATVSGCTTTELAKRCRISPAAASHQATVLREAGLITTRRAGASVRHEITQLGIWLLSGHGSGNTRQVPTRSTA; encoded by the coding sequence GTGCTCCGCATTCATTTCACGCCGCGCGACCTGACCCGGGTCACGGTCGCCACCACGCCGGCGCCGCTCTGGGAGGTGCTGCTGAGCCTGCACATGCTGCAGCACTCGGAAGGCCGGCTGATCTTCGAGGACTGGCGGCGCCACGTGCGGGCCACGGTCGCACCGGACCAGATGCGGCTGCTGCTCGAGCTGACCCCGTCGAAGGGCTACTCCCCCGACTTCCTCACCCCGGCGGAGCCCGCACCGGACTTCGAGACCGCACTGGAGCAGGCGCTGGCGACGCCGCGGCAGCAGATCCGCAGCCAGCTCGACCTGCTCGCGCAGTACCGGCCGGCCTCCCCCTGGACACGGGAGCTGGCCCAAGGTGGCCGTACGTCGATGCAGAAGCTCGGACGAGCCATCCGGATGTATCACGACGCGGCGATCGCGCCGTACTGGAAATCGATCGGGACGCACGTGTCCGCCGACCACGCCCATCGAGGGGAGGCGCTGGCCCGGCACGGTGTGGACCGATTGCTGTCGTCGCTGCACCCGCGGGTCCGGTGGGTCGCACCGGTCCTGCAGGTGCTGGACATGAACGACCGAGATCTGTATCTCGATGGCAGGGGAATCGAGTTGCAGCCTTCGGCGTTCTGCTGGCAGGTACCGACCAAGCTGCGGGATCCGGATCTCAAACCGATCCTGGTGTACCCGATCCAGCATGCGCCCGGGATCCTGCGGCAGACGCCGATGGAGCACCCGCCGTCGAGTGATCCGCTGGGTTCCCTGCTCGGGTCGACCCGGGCCGCCGCACTGGAGGCGACCGTCAGCGGCTGTACGACGACGGAGCTGGCGAAACGCTGCCGGATCTCCCCGGCCGCCGCGAGCCACCAGGCGACGGTACTGCGGGAGGCCGGCCTGATCACCACCCGCCGGGCCGGCGCCTCGGTGCGCCACGAGATCACCCAACTGGGCATCTGGCTGCTCTCCGGCCACGGCTCCGGCAACACGCGACAAGTCCCGACCCGCAGTACGGCCTAG
- a CDS encoding general stress protein encodes MTTQGMPSMDPRPTGLTIGTYDTYREAQRAVDYLSDEKFPVEHTTIVGNNLRQVEKITGRLTWGRALTAGLASGAWFGLFVGLLLGLFTTNNWIAAVLTGVVLGAFFGLVFGGLGYAQSAGRRDFTSRTAVVATTYDVLCDFKFAEEARNHLAKLALKGEVHPLLPDHQAQQTTQRPID; translated from the coding sequence ATGACCACCCAGGGCATGCCCTCGATGGACCCCCGGCCGACCGGCCTGACGATCGGGACGTACGACACGTACCGGGAGGCACAGCGAGCTGTCGACTATCTCTCGGACGAGAAGTTCCCGGTCGAGCACACGACCATCGTCGGCAACAACCTGCGCCAGGTCGAGAAGATCACCGGCCGGCTCACCTGGGGCCGGGCGCTGACCGCGGGTCTGGCCAGTGGCGCCTGGTTCGGGCTGTTCGTCGGCCTGCTGCTGGGACTCTTCACCACCAACAACTGGATCGCGGCGGTGCTGACCGGCGTCGTCCTGGGCGCCTTCTTCGGCCTGGTGTTCGGCGGCCTCGGCTACGCGCAGTCGGCCGGCCGGCGGGATTTCACGTCGCGGACCGCCGTGGTGGCCACGACGTACGACGTGCTCTGCGACTTCAAGTTCGCTGAAGAGGCCCGCAACCACCTCGCCAAGCTCGCCCTGAAGGGTGAGGTGCACCCGCTGCTCCCGGACCACCAGGCCCAGCAGACCACGCAGCGGCCTATCGACTGA
- a CDS encoding magnesium and cobalt transport protein CorA: MTGRRWDMGATRRVGRVFARRGSGAGRPSDDVVTGKLEGALVDWGLYRDGVRDPRVNSYTEALVRAQRGQGFVWIGLFQPTDHQLAIIGAEFGLHPLALEDAYEAHQRPKLERYGETLFAVFKTVTYVPHDDLTATSEVVATGEVMVFCGPGFVVTVRHGEHSELTGLRQELEQEPQRLATGPGAVLHAIADHVVDRYLEVSDAVQADIDLIETSMFSPRGWRNIDRVYQLKREVLELKRAVAPLTGPMRALATLRHPLIADETKNYFRDVDDHLQRVKEQVISFDELLSSILQAGLAQVQVAENEDMRRISAWVAILAVPTMIAGIYGMNFDYMPELRMKYAYFVVLGVMVTACTVLYRLFKRNHWL, translated from the coding sequence ATGACCGGGCGACGATGGGACATGGGCGCGACACGCCGTGTAGGACGAGTCTTCGCCCGGCGCGGCAGCGGTGCCGGACGCCCGTCGGACGACGTGGTCACCGGCAAGCTCGAAGGCGCCCTGGTCGACTGGGGGCTGTACCGCGACGGCGTCCGCGATCCCCGCGTGAACTCCTACACCGAGGCGCTGGTCCGGGCGCAGCGCGGGCAGGGGTTCGTGTGGATCGGCCTGTTCCAGCCGACCGACCACCAGCTCGCCATCATCGGTGCTGAGTTCGGTCTGCACCCGCTGGCGCTGGAGGACGCGTACGAGGCACACCAGCGCCCCAAGCTGGAGCGGTACGGCGAGACGCTGTTCGCAGTGTTCAAAACCGTCACGTATGTCCCGCACGACGACCTGACCGCCACCAGCGAGGTGGTCGCGACCGGTGAGGTCATGGTGTTCTGCGGACCCGGCTTCGTCGTCACGGTCCGGCACGGTGAGCACAGTGAGCTGACCGGGCTGCGGCAGGAGCTGGAGCAGGAGCCGCAACGGCTCGCCACCGGTCCGGGCGCCGTACTGCACGCGATCGCGGACCACGTCGTGGACCGGTACCTGGAGGTCTCGGACGCCGTACAGGCCGATATCGACCTGATCGAGACGTCCATGTTCTCGCCGCGTGGCTGGCGGAACATCGACCGGGTCTACCAGCTGAAGCGTGAGGTGCTGGAGCTCAAACGGGCCGTGGCGCCGCTGACCGGCCCTATGCGCGCGCTTGCCACGCTGCGGCATCCCCTGATCGCGGACGAGACGAAGAACTACTTCCGCGACGTCGACGACCACTTGCAGCGGGTGAAGGAGCAGGTGATCTCGTTCGACGAGCTGCTCAGCTCGATCCTGCAGGCCGGGCTGGCCCAGGTCCAGGTGGCCGAGAACGAGGACATGCGGCGGATCTCGGCCTGGGTGGCCATCCTCGCGGTGCCGACCATGATCGCCGGGATCTACGGCATGAATTTCGATTACATGCCGGAACTGCGGATGAAGTACGCGTACTTCGTCGTACTCGGAGTGATGGTCACCGCGTGCACCGTCCTTTACCGCTTGTTCAAGCGGAACCACTGGCTCTGA